A window of Glycine soja cultivar W05 chromosome 13, ASM419377v2, whole genome shotgun sequence genomic DNA:
AAGTCCTTTTTCCATACTCACAAGGTGTCCTTGGGCTGTGTCACTTCGTTTGCAGTAGTGAATGAATTTGCACAGTATGTATACATCATCGTCATTATTATTCTTCCTGCATATGAGATATGCAATCTTTCATTCTCGTTAAATGTTGATGCTTTGATCAAGTTTTCTGATTTTAGatacattatatataaaaggctatgaaacataaaaataacaagatatttacatatttaaacaaaaatatggttttttttaaatccatgactaaatattttttatgaagtttAGTTTGGGGTAATAAGAAAACTCTGAATTCAAATTTATTGATACCTTTTTCATCAGCTTGAAAATGACCTTCAATTGAATAATGAACTGGAGCATGCTTATTGATTAACATTGTCGTGACTGTAGCAAAATTTGCTTTGATAGTTGGTTCTTGCTAATGATAATACATTGGCTTTTGATGATCATCTTATGAGGTGGTTTTATGCTTTTAAGAGTGTTTACAAACAATGTTCAAACTGAATcaacaaatatatttgaaagaaaCTAATTTGTCTTATATGTGTGAAATCTTTCTCTTTCTGAAGGGATGTTTCACTATTATTGGATCAAGGGTTCAAGACTTAGGAACACTACTTCTTCCATCCGCTATCAAATGACATGACCATATGTAAGTGAGAAGTCTCCTTTATGAAATGACAAAAGGCCAGTTTCACATTTTCTTACTAACCATTACAACTTCTAAAATAAGAATTTCttttgtgtatgttttgttCTATAACATAAGGCATTCTTGTTAAGAATTTAGATGAATATAAAGTTAGTGGAGTTTTTTATTGCATAATATTAATGTTTCTGTATCGCATATTTTGTGGatggtttttcaatttttctgattatgctttatttttagaaaatcctAGAAGTAACCTTAGTAATCTTAGTCACTACTACAAAATCTacatataacatcggtttttatcaaaaaccaatgttaacaaaaaaGTGGTGGCAAAATGGTAAATAATGAGactttattaacatcggttttttaaaaaatcgatgttaagataaacgcggtggcataattgtaaataatgtgtatacattaacatcgggtttgaagaaaaccgatgttaacgaagtgaatttaacatcggttctggaaaaatcgatgttaacgtatgatcaattaacatcggtttcttgaataaaaccgatgttaacgttaacatcaatttgttgacatcggtttttttatttattgaaaaccgatgttgaacttacaatttaaattatattagacGCGAcctattttgctttcatttttttcttctccatgCGTGTAACCTCTGCATCCTAAGGTTGTTCTCCATCGAAGCTTGTTCTTCTCCATTGCGCTGAAGACTGTGACATCTCGCCTTTTGGTTGTTCATCTGCAACTTACCTAGGTACGTTTCGTGTACCTATGTCTGTTTCGAGAACCTGTGGTTAACCCAAGTAGGTTTTTTGGTTTCTGCTGCCAGTGTCGTGGTGACCTGAGGTACGTTTCACCGCCAGTGTCACTGTTGGGTTCGAGGTAAGATTGATGTCTTCCTTGTCTAATAGTCAGtgtatttttctcttaattagtCACTGGATAGGTTTATTCACGGGAAACTCTTAATTAGTCActggattttatttatttttctttttgttagttttttggtttttgctGCCAGTGTCGTGGTGACTTGAGGTACATTTGACTGCTAGTGTCACTGCCATTGTCGTTGTTGGGTTCGAGGTAAGTTCGAGTCTTCATTGTATAATTAGCCACTGGATGCCTTTATTTGTTCACTGGAAACTCTTAATTAGTCACTGGATTTGTCTGCTTTTGATTCCTGTTGGTTTTTTGGTTTCTACTGCTAGTGTCGTGGTGAGCTGAGGTGTGTTTGACTGCCAGTGTCGCTACCATTGTCGTTGTTGGGTTCGAGGTAAGATTCATGTCTTCATTGTAtaattagtcattgtatttttctcttaattagtCATTGGATTAGTCACTGGACTTTTCTTCGAGTGAAGGAAAATGCTTAATTCCACCTGCTTGCATCATGAAATTAAATTAGATGGAAAATTGTTTAATTGCTGATTTGGTCTATAAATGTGTATTCCATCAAGAAAATTGGTCCTTGAAATTGGTTTTGGTGGTGTGAGTGATGATTAGTGAAAGAAATGCACATTTAATTAAGGAGCTTAGCCAAAAATATCACCCACTGGCAGTTGCTGACTTTGaattttgtgaataaaatgtgaaATTAGTCCCTAATGGTTGTGATCCTGAACGTGATATATGGTTTCCTACCAAATTAGTCCCTAAtgccaatcttttaaaatttattgctaAAGAATAAAGTTATTCAGTGGCCAAAATGTAATCACAAACACAATCTCTTAAAACTTGACACATATCCACCCCTTTCTCAATAGAAGAAGCTATACATAGTATATTAATTTGCTGAACATAAGAAACTAAGTTTTGGTGGTTGTGGTTTtcatgactttgattttctcCACTTGTGAGTATTATTCTTACTAGTACCTTTAGCATTGACCAATCTAGTTTTAAGGTCCACAGGTGTGTACATTCCATTTCCTTCAAGCTCTTGTTCCATTTTGTCATGCTTACTCTTGCCAAATATTTACTTCTTCCACTTGAAGAAGCCTTTCTTCTTTTCCACCACCATTGTCTCCATTTGTGCCTGCATGGCATTGCAATGGCTTTGCAGCCTATACACATCTGCCTTTAACCAAAACCAGTAGTGTGTTCTTCAAATAAACCTATATTAGCAGAGCTGCTGACACCATTCCTATTAGTCTCTTCAGCATCAACTGTAACCTGTACAGTTTCTGAATGGATTAAGCCACTTGATACAAATGACACAAGCTGATTAGCATATGAACCCTTGTAACGACTGTTAAAGTAACTAATTAATGAATCCTTGTAATCTTAATTCtcccactatatatatatatatatatatatatatatatatatatatatatatatatatttatgttacaTCAGATGTTTagtacataaataataaatagaatacAACCGCACCACTGaacttagtgtttcactcaagttcactcgtgtatcactctttcaaggctttttcttttataatatgcactattgccttttaccactcttgcttctcttcaaatcttaaGTAGAACCTTCAAACTCAAAATCAAGAAGTATTCAATGTGAAATATATCACAAATCAAAACTTAACTCTAGAAGCCAAGAATATAAATACTCTAAGACAAAACTAAGGAATTTAAAGACAAGCAAAAAAATAACGAAAGAAATACTCAAAAGGAATGTCAAGGAAGACAACAAACTAGAAGACaccaaaatcaagaaaaagaattatcCAAGAATTGAACTATACTAGATGAAAATAACCAACAAGACACAACTCTTTTTTGAAATATAGGTATGTGAAAACTAGAAGGACTTTGAGtgcaaaatttttgtttttgcttccatttttatctttgcactttttttttggcacaaaattcaaatttggcttcaaattttgaaaactagacttttttattttttttacttctttcttttctttttgtgcacaaattttttatttatatatatatatatatatatatatatatatatagagagagagagagagagagagagagagagagagagttcaTAAAAGATATTGATACTATATAGAGTTCATAAAAGAAAGATAGActcaaagaaataaaacaaggaagatgaaataataatatagagttaaacaaaaggaaaataacaaataaaggaggaaacacacaagaaaaagaaaacacaaaggaCAAATGACACTTGATTTCAAGAATTGAAACTCTGGTAGATAAGTTGAAGATGATTTGCcacaaagaataaaattatttgataagaaTCTAAGGCTTCACGCAAGAACCAAGAGAGACACTTTCTTAACTATGTGTAATcgaaaatttcataaaaaaaaaggtcaacAAAGTATTTAAGGAATATATTTATACTCCTACTAACAATCCTAGGCCTGAGGTCCCCCACCCAAGTCAAATTCTTCCTCATTGGATAGTTATCTATCATCGTGGCTCTATGGTTACCATATTGAAAGGATggaataattaagatttttttttacaactaatTGTGAGTGTACAAGAGATATATATAGAGtccaaatgaataaaaaaattcaaaattatttataatttgaatttaaattgtaacAACTTGTAACTAATTACTCTATCATATTAATAatctaacaaaatttatattcacTCATTTCAGCAATAATTACTTCCTTCTCCAAAGGTCATGCCAAAATAAAATCTACTCACCATTTTTtaataatggaaaaaaattaggTGAGTTGGATTCTAATTCTCACCAAAGCTTCAAACAGCACTTAgagattacacatcaacaagaTTATAACATTGACAATGAAAATCAAactcatattatttttaaatataaactcACTCTTTATTAATTGGACTAACCTTATTGATATCTACTTATTTTTACTCTTCTAGAAATGACATGACAACCACATAAGAGGCACATAAGTCGTGTTTTTAACCAAGAAAATATCTCTGTACCAAATTGAATCCTTGTTCCTATTTAAATCATTTGGAGCAATCTTGCAAAATTAAATaccatatttaaataaaattaatttggacATAATAGCTGGATCATTCGAGAGGTTTCATCTCCATTTATTCAATAAACTAATAttgaacaattttatattgtatTTGAAATTAACCATATATAATGTTATAGTATGCAGTATTAATGATGTgacttttcatttattatattatcggttaagaaaaaacaaatcaGTTAATAATAAGGACTAAAGTTGACTAATTATACTTAAGAAAGTtgactaattaaataatttttaaaataatggagCACAAGTTAAACTCATATTGAAGAGGGGCCAAATTGAcaataaatattaacataaGAACAAACATATTGAAACAAGAGGAAAAAATggcttaaatgtatttttttatacctataattaattttttttcatcttcatccctagaaaaaaatcttgttttaatccctacaaaatatatttattttgtttttatccttaaaatactttaaatagcgtcttgaaaaatgaaaaaaaaaatctaaaacactttaagaaagaaaaataataaaaaattacattttacaaagactattttttttttactgagacgaaaataaaaaaaagtattaaattgtGGGaaccaataatatatttaagaaaaaatatctatttaaactaaaatcacatcatcatactttttttttcttacaaatcaTCATTCAATGTTGAAACCTATTGGGCTCTAAAATCACATATAGCGGCTCTAATAAATTAAGATGGCATAAATAATCATGTAACACCAAATATATCAAAGCAAGTTGTGTATTTCTTAAATCATTATTGAATTGAGTGATTCCCATGTCATCCCCCCAATTTTCTACATCATAATGTCTCTCAATAGATAAAGCTCTCGTAGTTAGAAGTGGAAGGgaactaaattaaatatatatatatatagacttcCAACTCTAGATCTATACTTACACATCAACCCAATAAAGTGTAataattcaattcaaaataaatgaatgaGCATCAACTTATTTTGTCTCTCATATAAATCTACTATTATCAAGCCATTTTTGTTAAAACGAATATTATCAATTCGTAATATCCCACAATatctaagaaatatttttacaaaatgatCGCAAACCCTCGGAGTAAcaccaaaaagaaaatgtaaaaattaagtCGGTACATTCATGATGTTGATTCAATTATTTGTAATGATTGATTATATATGATGAAAGTTAATTATGATTccgaaaaagaaaattatgtatACTGTCAAATATTTCAATCTTAAAAcacctttttttaattatcatttttttacgtTACTACGACATGCAAAATTGTGTGGGCAATTgctaaaaaccaaaaaataaaaaaaaattctaaaatgatttatatatttggTACGTAAGCCATATATATCATGGAGCCTTGTAACAATACTTATATATCAACTTAACGTAAGCCATATAGCTTTATGGCTATGATTAATTGAGCTGTTTTGTCTTATATAGTAGCAAAATTTGTAAGTAGAATGTTAGTTACACGTGTCATTTCTGAGCTTATCGTGGGTGCCGACGATCGTTCAGCTGGTTGATTTACAACAGATAAAACAAAAAGTGTTGCTTCTGATCCCatttgaagaaataaaataagatttatacTTAGGTATATTCTAGTcccataatttaattttctcttaatttcgAATCCAAACCCTAAACAGTGCGTTGTACGGGAACATTCTCACGAATCTTTTTCCAATAGGGTGTGGCcgctgttttatatatatatatatatatatatatacacacatagtTGACACATGTAAGAGAGGAATATGTCACCTACCAAACGCCCCAAAACAATTCCCCTCCCCTCTACTAGTGTAATGTACAGTCCCTTGtttctaatttctaattatttataaatctaGCTAGCTTACATATACATTAATTAatgcttcaattttttaattaatagaaccaaaaacataattataataacagtgataacaataataataaaagagaaagaaaaccaTCCTTGGCAATTGTCACTTGTGAGGTAGGTACTATTTAATAAAGCCTGTAAAGACCACGTGTCACATGCCGAGGGGATCATATATgggactaattaaggaagaagCTTTTTGGTATTTTAGTTTAGAAGAAGTGATGGAAGAATGAAAAACTCATCTAAGCTAATACACTATTCTATGTACACTAGTACCCATCTGGTTTGTGCTTGTTGGAATGATTGAGTCTAGCTCTTTCTGCAGTATATATACTGTATATAcgctgtgttttttttaatcaatcaatGCTTTTTTAAGAGATTAATCAATCaatgttagttttttatttttgttataatgtTAGTGTAAGGACAGTAAGATGCTTCTTACGGAGGAGTTAATTGATGTTAATTGTATATTCTTAAGAGATTTGCACTGCTGTATATGGTCATATTATTGTAAGATTCAGATTCTGTAGGGTTGTTTTTCAAATTGTATAGGATCTTTTTGCCTTTAAAAcattaagttaattaatttgataaaaaaaaatataaataactgcAGTTTCCATTAGATTCGTGTGAGGTTGCTATTAGagtattaattgttttaattgtCTTTAGTATAAATAGAAAATAGGAGATGTTTTAGGGTATTTTTTACTCATTTTCAAACAACAACAAGTTTTTTTACCTTAGGATTGTGCTTGGGTCATAATCTATAAGGATTTTGGATCTCCTTCCTTCTTGGTGTTATTTCATATATTGTTTGGTTGCATTATGATCATGGTTGGGTAAATCCTTAGGGTTCAAATTATGATGTAGCTTCACTCATGTATTATATATGATTctgaattttaattaagtttttcgatgttattcaattaattgtattgttctaccattttaatttttactttgaaaTTGATCATTctgattgataattaattatgtgTCAGTGATCATCTACTCGtaattgtttgatttgtagAATGATATAAGATTCATAAAACTTATATGATCAAACTAGTTACATGAATTCCCATTTATGTTTAaccctaaattaattttttgatttaaatagttttgaaaaaaataattttaaaaatgttgatttgtgtttggattattttaaaagagaattaagaaaaatgatttttttaaaataataaagtaacattattttaaaaatataaatagatgGATCCtacatatatagagagagaatcAATTTTATCTAATGAAAAAGCcaataattgttttttcttttcaaaatattttactgaatttaaaattgaattcagAATCCCAAAAAATTATCTAGATGCACAAAGTTACTTTCCTTTAGCTAGATCATGCCTAAAAGATAGGAGACATAGCCACAAGCATTCAAGTATGAAAGTGTAATTTATTTGGCGTCTAGGTCAAGTGTTAGATTATATATCTTCGATCTCATTTAATTGAATCGCAATATTCCAAGAATGGTTTTTTCGTAATCAACACAACCATTATAGTAAGATCATCTGTGTGCATCCTAGGGTTACATCAGTAACATTGATGTGGCTTAATTTGGGATAAAGGCAAAGTGTTTAATTCTTGTGACCCTAATGAGATCAATCGGCATTTGGACATGGACTTGATCAATGACCTAACATTCAAGATCAAAACACAACTTGGTCGATATATGATCGGAAGAGGTACGCAACCAATTAGCCTCAAGCGCGATAGCACaaagaaactaaaagaaaaatataactcAATCGGCATATAACTTGAGGGGTATACAACCCCTTATCCTCAAGCGCGAGAACACAAAAaggctaaaagaaaattataacttAGTCAATATATGATTGAGATGGGTACAATTACTATTAGCTGTATTTTGATCATTGTGagcatatataattttcttattaaaaataaatttaaatattgaatatcttctcaattcatatttaattaataatatttttaatttgtacctttttaactttaaataaagatgtttatatatttaggaaaaaagagaaaaataaaagggaagAAAGATAACATGATAGTGATGGGATCAAAGAAAAAGATAGGTATAATGATTTGAAGTGTGATTTGTTATATTGTGAGATATCCATCCATTTCAAGACTCAACTGGCAATttgttattctttattttatatctacAACTTAGTTTTCagtttgatttcttattttttaaaaaccttcATTTTGGTTCGTTAAAGTTTTTCCGTTACACTAAATTAGTATTTATGTTAGTTTATCATACCTaactcaatcaatttaatattttacataGAGGTCtaacaaattttgattattttatcatatccTATTCTGTAAATTTTGTGGATAATTATCTAGACCCAGATCCATTTCCATTGAACCAGTATCTATCATATCcattatagatattttttgtGAGTACTTATTGAATAAATATGATTGGTATTAAGTAGAATTCAACACCAACCTAATTGGGACAAATTTGATTGGCCTTTTAGGCTGTGTTTGTTtatgatgaaagaaaaaaaaagagtgattaTTTGGTAGTAACCAAAGATATAAATCAAGACGAAAGAAGTTAATGTAATgggtaataaaataaaatataaatataacatttgTAAAATTCCAATTCTATTTATGTGTTGGCCTATTTGTCATTgcatgagtaaaaaaaaaataagtgcaCAAAATATCCTGTAAATTTCAACATATTCGAATCTCCACACTCATTCTATTTAGGTATGATAGTAGTGATTTTTCATGCGTATTTGAATATGGAAGGAAGCATATTCGAATATGGCAGTAGTGATTTTGCAACCATAATAGAATATGGATGCAacatattagaatttttttaaaaaaaaatacctctcTCATGTGCATTTTTACGAGAAGagggtaattttgaaaaaaaaaatgtatatgtttCCTTTGTTTGCAAATCGCCAcacttttatgaataaaatttttgATGTCAACCCACCTTtgtgaataaaattttatgggACGGTAGAAACTTTCACTATCTCTCATTTTGTTTGCAAAAGAGACTTTCTCCGCTCTTTTTTCATAATCTTAATCTTTTGATAGtccaaaaagaaataataatctataattattataaagcgAATAACTACCACATTTTGTGTTATCTTTCATCTAaacatttttatccttaatttttataaattactacaacattttattttaactttcaataacaattatatcttttaaaataggTTGTATTCAATTACACATATAAGTAATTTCTAAGTTCAGACACGTAATGCATTGTTTGCACACTggtaataacaaaaaaatacaccaatgaaatcTAATTTAGCATTGATTAGACAATGTGAGtaaattattgtatattttttggtACTTGAGTTTGATTTCTaccaataaacaaataatatactaaatataaaaaataatggtatatatataaaaaaaatcaagattaaaatgaaaacaaactgCAACTAAATTCCCCAAATAAAGATCACTGactgttttaaaaataagattagaaTATTTCAACTACATAAAAAGTAATTTAGTCCGTTATATAAAAAGCttacaaacataattttaatacgCATCTACCATCAAATAATAACTGTACTATCtttcgtaattttttttataattcgaGGTGAAGCTGGATGCAAGGCTATTGAATAACTtttgaaggccatgattgtctttttatttttcgtttGATGATCATCATTGGACATTGATGCAACATAATATACTAGTATAGTATTTTTTGGTaggtaaataaatatattttgttttgataaataatttaattaaacatccgcttaataaatgattattatataattataatttaatgactattatcatgtgaaaatttataagataaattttaagaatataaaactataagatttataaattatttcccTAAATTCTGATAAAATCTTTCAAACAATTTTCTAGGTAAACACAGAAATGAAGAAGTAAAACCACCAGTGATTCAAAAGTCTAAATTTCAGCTTTAGTTtaagtttcaaattttaatgaaagaCACTCCATTTCATGTCAACCCATAATGCAAATAGTCaaacatgacaattttttttaaaaagaaaacatagttGCAGGAGTTCTGTCCTGCTCGACAACAATACCccttttattttcagaattgaagacacaaacaaaaagaaaagtcgCACAATGACTGAATAATCAAGAGTTAGAACTCCAAACAGAAGCCGAAAGCAAACGCCGTGATTTCCAACCCAACACCAACCTATTATTCTCCAACTCCTCCACCCTATATCCATCGTTAAACAAACCCAACAAAAGGTTCGCTTGGCAATGATTAGCGAAGCTCAGGGGAACTCCCCTGAAACCCGCCGCACCCAACCACTCCCCCCACGACACTTTCTCCTCCTCAGTACCACTCCCATACATCCGGGCCACCGAGCCCGTTATTCTCGGGCCCAAAAACACTTTCTCCACCAAAGCTCGGGCCCATGTCTGCATGGGAAACCCAACCTCAAGCGAGTCGAACACCGCCGAATAGTGGTGCAGCGAGTCCATAAAAAAGCCCACAAAGCCCGAATCCGCAGCAACACAGCCCATTTCCTCCTCCACAAGCACCACCAGCCTCGAGTTCAACTCTTTCGCGCCTCTTAAAAACGAACCAACCGAACCTGAGGCTCGGAAGTTGAGGTGCGGCAAATGCAGCATGCAGTTGAACACCAAAGCTTCTCCCCGAACCAGCTTTAGATTAGAAGGGCGAAACGTTTCGTCGGGGTCCAGCCGAGAGTGGTGAAAGGAGAAGGGTTGCCCCACAGAGGCCGCGAAGGCCGTTAGCCTCCTTCCAGTTTCTTGGACGGAGGCTATAGATCTCTGTCCAGAGGCAGAGGAGGAATTTCCTCCTCCACCGCCGCCTCTGGACAATGCGGTGATGCGGAGGTGTGGGCCTGGTGGGCCTGCTGAGGAAAGAGCTTGAATTAATGAGGCCCATTGGGCCCCTTCGGTTATGTCATAGTCGATTATGTGGACTCTTTTTTCATGGGCCACGGCTTCTAAGATGGCTTGGTTTGCGGTGAAGTGTGCGAACTTGATGTATGGGGACATGTCTTGGAGGAGTTGGAACGCGGTGAGGGTGTCGATGGGGGGTGTGTGCGCACTTGCGGTGCCGTTTAGCAGGGAATGGAGGGCGTGGCTAAAGTGCGCCGCGAGACGTTCGATGTTGGTGCCCTGGGTGGGGGACACCAACTCG
This region includes:
- the LOC114381275 gene encoding nodulation-signaling pathway 2 protein-like, with the translated sequence MDMLIMDDPDFLDFSDHSITTTLSSHEDCNKNNNNLWSPLIDWESLNACENDFQTLIDSVMIDNNDDVLTPEESDQSAAEESESDSTGGDERGLRLLHLLMAAAEALSSGTESHDLARAILVRLNELVSPTQGTNIERLAAHFSHALHSLLNGTASAHTPPIDTLTAFQLLQDMSPYIKFAHFTANQAILEAVAHEKRVHIIDYDITEGAQWASLIQALSSAGPPGPHLRITALSRGGGGGGNSSSASGQRSIASVQETGRRLTAFAASVGQPFSFHHSRLDPDETFRPSNLKLVRGEALVFNCMLHLPHLNFRASGSVGSFLRGAKELNSRLVVLVEEEMGCVAADSGFVGFFMDSLHHYSAVFDSLEVGFPMQTWARALVEKVFLGPRITGSVARMYGSGTEEEKVSWGEWLGAAGFRGVPLSFANHCQANLLLGLFNDGYRVEELENNRLVLGWKSRRLLSASVWSSNS